One Rosa chinensis cultivar Old Blush chromosome 5, RchiOBHm-V2, whole genome shotgun sequence genomic region harbors:
- the LOC112201809 gene encoding gibberellin 2-beta-dioxygenase 8 isoform X2 — MLITYSKKESYNIHVGRVLSSRPEGFARNSSELPHPLLSFQLLSMDSDPPFHKAYKTFFDNASTTTATTNNNNNNKDNKDQEAIKVIFEECELPLIDLRRLELGDSEGEECKSEIARASQEWGFFQVVNHGISSELLQKMKSEQEKVFQQSFDKKSQEHKYLNFSAGTYRWGSPTATSLRQLSWSEAFHIPLNKIFASSAAGLDDLSSTMEQFATTVSSLALKLAEILAEKLGHKSTFFHENCLPSTCYLRMNRYPPCPIPSEVFGLMPHTDSDFLTILHQDQVGGLQLVKDDRWIAVKPNPEALIINIGDLFQAWSNNVYKSVQHRVVTNLQVERFSTAYFFCPSYETMIESCCEPSVYRKFSFGEYRHQVQEDVKQLGSKVGLPRFLV, encoded by the exons ATGTTAATCACTTACTCTAAGAAGGAATCATACAATATTCATGTCGGTCGAGTACTAAGCTCTAGACCAG AGGGATTTGCACGCAACAGCTCTGAATTGCCACACCCATTATTAAG CTTTCAACTCCTAAGCATGGACTCGGACCCACCGTTTCACAAGGCCTACAAGACTTTTTTTGACAACGCCAGCACCACCACCGCCActaccaacaacaacaacaataacaaaGACAACAAAGACCAGGAAGCGATAAAGGTAATCTTCGAGGAATGCGAGCTGCCGCTGATTGATCTGCGGCGGCTAGAGCTCGGGGACTCCGAGGGAGAGGAGTGCAAATCGGAGATAGCTAGGGCATCGCAGGAGTGGGGATTTTTTCAGGTTGTCAACCATGGGATTTCAAGCGAGCTTTTGCAGAAGATGAAGAGTGAGCAAGAAAAGGTATTCCAGCAATCGTTTGACAAGAAGAGCCAAGAACACAAGTACTTGAACTTTTCGGCAGGTACTTACCGTTGGGGAAGTCCTACGGCCACAAGCCTGAGACAGTTATCATGGTCTGAAGCTTTTCACATTCCACTCAACAAGATTTTTGCTTCCTCGGCTGCTGGTCTCGACGATCTCAG CTCAACGATGGAACAGTTTGCCACAACAGTTTCTAGTCTGGCACTGaaattagctgaaattttggcCGAGAAATTGGGTCACAAATCGACATTCTTCCACGAAAATTGTTTACCGAGCACTTGCTATCTTCGGATGAACCGATATCCACCATGTCCAATTCCTTCAGAGGTATTTGGTTTGATGCCACACACTGACAGTGACTTTCTCACTATATTGCATCAAGACCAGGTTGGGGGATTGCAATTGGTCAAAGATGATCGATGGATCGCAGTGAAGCCTAATCCAGAAGCTCTAATCATCAACATTGGGGATTTATTTCAG gCATGGAGCAACAATGTCTACAAGAGTGTTCAACATCGAGTTGTCACAAATTTGCAAGTTGAACGATTCTCCACTGCATACTTCTTTTGTCCATCTTATGAAACCATGATAGAGAGTTGTTGCGAGCCTTCGGTTTATAGAAAATTCAGCTTTGGGGAATATCGACACCAAGTCCAAGAGGATGTTAAACAATTGGGTTCTAAAGTAGGCCTTCCTAGGTTTCTTGTCTAA
- the LOC112201809 gene encoding gibberellin 2-beta-dioxygenase 8 isoform X3: MAPIKCVLAEGFARNSSELPHPLLSFQLLSMDSDPPFHKAYKTFFDNASTTTATTNNNNNNKDNKDQEAIKVIFEECELPLIDLRRLELGDSEGEECKSEIARASQEWGFFQVVNHGISSELLQKMKSEQEKVFQQSFDKKSQEHKYLNFSAGTYRWGSPTATSLRQLSWSEAFHIPLNKIFASSAAGLDDLSSTMEQFATTVSSLALKLAEILAEKLGHKSTFFHENCLPSTCYLRMNRYPPCPIPSEVFGLMPHTDSDFLTILHQDQVGGLQLVKDDRWIAVKPNPEALIINIGDLFQAWSNNVYKSVQHRVVTNLQVERFSTAYFFCPSYETMIESCCEPSVYRKFSFGEYRHQVQEDVKQLGSKVGLPRFLV; the protein is encoded by the exons ATGGCCCCCATAAAATGTG TGCTGGCAGAGGGATTTGCACGCAACAGCTCTGAATTGCCACACCCATTATTAAG CTTTCAACTCCTAAGCATGGACTCGGACCCACCGTTTCACAAGGCCTACAAGACTTTTTTTGACAACGCCAGCACCACCACCGCCActaccaacaacaacaacaataacaaaGACAACAAAGACCAGGAAGCGATAAAGGTAATCTTCGAGGAATGCGAGCTGCCGCTGATTGATCTGCGGCGGCTAGAGCTCGGGGACTCCGAGGGAGAGGAGTGCAAATCGGAGATAGCTAGGGCATCGCAGGAGTGGGGATTTTTTCAGGTTGTCAACCATGGGATTTCAAGCGAGCTTTTGCAGAAGATGAAGAGTGAGCAAGAAAAGGTATTCCAGCAATCGTTTGACAAGAAGAGCCAAGAACACAAGTACTTGAACTTTTCGGCAGGTACTTACCGTTGGGGAAGTCCTACGGCCACAAGCCTGAGACAGTTATCATGGTCTGAAGCTTTTCACATTCCACTCAACAAGATTTTTGCTTCCTCGGCTGCTGGTCTCGACGATCTCAG CTCAACGATGGAACAGTTTGCCACAACAGTTTCTAGTCTGGCACTGaaattagctgaaattttggcCGAGAAATTGGGTCACAAATCGACATTCTTCCACGAAAATTGTTTACCGAGCACTTGCTATCTTCGGATGAACCGATATCCACCATGTCCAATTCCTTCAGAGGTATTTGGTTTGATGCCACACACTGACAGTGACTTTCTCACTATATTGCATCAAGACCAGGTTGGGGGATTGCAATTGGTCAAAGATGATCGATGGATCGCAGTGAAGCCTAATCCAGAAGCTCTAATCATCAACATTGGGGATTTATTTCAG gCATGGAGCAACAATGTCTACAAGAGTGTTCAACATCGAGTTGTCACAAATTTGCAAGTTGAACGATTCTCCACTGCATACTTCTTTTGTCCATCTTATGAAACCATGATAGAGAGTTGTTGCGAGCCTTCGGTTTATAGAAAATTCAGCTTTGGGGAATATCGACACCAAGTCCAAGAGGATGTTAAACAATTGGGTTCTAAAGTAGGCCTTCCTAGGTTTCTTGTCTAA
- the LOC112201809 gene encoding gibberellin 2-beta-dioxygenase 8 isoform X1, which yields MLITYSKKESYNIHVGRVLSSRPVLAEGFARNSSELPHPLLSFQLLSMDSDPPFHKAYKTFFDNASTTTATTNNNNNNKDNKDQEAIKVIFEECELPLIDLRRLELGDSEGEECKSEIARASQEWGFFQVVNHGISSELLQKMKSEQEKVFQQSFDKKSQEHKYLNFSAGTYRWGSPTATSLRQLSWSEAFHIPLNKIFASSAAGLDDLSSTMEQFATTVSSLALKLAEILAEKLGHKSTFFHENCLPSTCYLRMNRYPPCPIPSEVFGLMPHTDSDFLTILHQDQVGGLQLVKDDRWIAVKPNPEALIINIGDLFQAWSNNVYKSVQHRVVTNLQVERFSTAYFFCPSYETMIESCCEPSVYRKFSFGEYRHQVQEDVKQLGSKVGLPRFLV from the exons ATGTTAATCACTTACTCTAAGAAGGAATCATACAATATTCATGTCGGTCGAGTACTAAGCTCTAGACCAG TGCTGGCAGAGGGATTTGCACGCAACAGCTCTGAATTGCCACACCCATTATTAAG CTTTCAACTCCTAAGCATGGACTCGGACCCACCGTTTCACAAGGCCTACAAGACTTTTTTTGACAACGCCAGCACCACCACCGCCActaccaacaacaacaacaataacaaaGACAACAAAGACCAGGAAGCGATAAAGGTAATCTTCGAGGAATGCGAGCTGCCGCTGATTGATCTGCGGCGGCTAGAGCTCGGGGACTCCGAGGGAGAGGAGTGCAAATCGGAGATAGCTAGGGCATCGCAGGAGTGGGGATTTTTTCAGGTTGTCAACCATGGGATTTCAAGCGAGCTTTTGCAGAAGATGAAGAGTGAGCAAGAAAAGGTATTCCAGCAATCGTTTGACAAGAAGAGCCAAGAACACAAGTACTTGAACTTTTCGGCAGGTACTTACCGTTGGGGAAGTCCTACGGCCACAAGCCTGAGACAGTTATCATGGTCTGAAGCTTTTCACATTCCACTCAACAAGATTTTTGCTTCCTCGGCTGCTGGTCTCGACGATCTCAG CTCAACGATGGAACAGTTTGCCACAACAGTTTCTAGTCTGGCACTGaaattagctgaaattttggcCGAGAAATTGGGTCACAAATCGACATTCTTCCACGAAAATTGTTTACCGAGCACTTGCTATCTTCGGATGAACCGATATCCACCATGTCCAATTCCTTCAGAGGTATTTGGTTTGATGCCACACACTGACAGTGACTTTCTCACTATATTGCATCAAGACCAGGTTGGGGGATTGCAATTGGTCAAAGATGATCGATGGATCGCAGTGAAGCCTAATCCAGAAGCTCTAATCATCAACATTGGGGATTTATTTCAG gCATGGAGCAACAATGTCTACAAGAGTGTTCAACATCGAGTTGTCACAAATTTGCAAGTTGAACGATTCTCCACTGCATACTTCTTTTGTCCATCTTATGAAACCATGATAGAGAGTTGTTGCGAGCCTTCGGTTTATAGAAAATTCAGCTTTGGGGAATATCGACACCAAGTCCAAGAGGATGTTAAACAATTGGGTTCTAAAGTAGGCCTTCCTAGGTTTCTTGTCTAA
- the LOC112201809 gene encoding gibberellin 2-beta-dioxygenase 8 isoform X4: MDSDPPFHKAYKTFFDNASTTTATTNNNNNNKDNKDQEAIKVIFEECELPLIDLRRLELGDSEGEECKSEIARASQEWGFFQVVNHGISSELLQKMKSEQEKVFQQSFDKKSQEHKYLNFSAGTYRWGSPTATSLRQLSWSEAFHIPLNKIFASSAAGLDDLSSTMEQFATTVSSLALKLAEILAEKLGHKSTFFHENCLPSTCYLRMNRYPPCPIPSEVFGLMPHTDSDFLTILHQDQVGGLQLVKDDRWIAVKPNPEALIINIGDLFQAWSNNVYKSVQHRVVTNLQVERFSTAYFFCPSYETMIESCCEPSVYRKFSFGEYRHQVQEDVKQLGSKVGLPRFLV; this comes from the exons ATGGACTCGGACCCACCGTTTCACAAGGCCTACAAGACTTTTTTTGACAACGCCAGCACCACCACCGCCActaccaacaacaacaacaataacaaaGACAACAAAGACCAGGAAGCGATAAAGGTAATCTTCGAGGAATGCGAGCTGCCGCTGATTGATCTGCGGCGGCTAGAGCTCGGGGACTCCGAGGGAGAGGAGTGCAAATCGGAGATAGCTAGGGCATCGCAGGAGTGGGGATTTTTTCAGGTTGTCAACCATGGGATTTCAAGCGAGCTTTTGCAGAAGATGAAGAGTGAGCAAGAAAAGGTATTCCAGCAATCGTTTGACAAGAAGAGCCAAGAACACAAGTACTTGAACTTTTCGGCAGGTACTTACCGTTGGGGAAGTCCTACGGCCACAAGCCTGAGACAGTTATCATGGTCTGAAGCTTTTCACATTCCACTCAACAAGATTTTTGCTTCCTCGGCTGCTGGTCTCGACGATCTCAG CTCAACGATGGAACAGTTTGCCACAACAGTTTCTAGTCTGGCACTGaaattagctgaaattttggcCGAGAAATTGGGTCACAAATCGACATTCTTCCACGAAAATTGTTTACCGAGCACTTGCTATCTTCGGATGAACCGATATCCACCATGTCCAATTCCTTCAGAGGTATTTGGTTTGATGCCACACACTGACAGTGACTTTCTCACTATATTGCATCAAGACCAGGTTGGGGGATTGCAATTGGTCAAAGATGATCGATGGATCGCAGTGAAGCCTAATCCAGAAGCTCTAATCATCAACATTGGGGATTTATTTCAG gCATGGAGCAACAATGTCTACAAGAGTGTTCAACATCGAGTTGTCACAAATTTGCAAGTTGAACGATTCTCCACTGCATACTTCTTTTGTCCATCTTATGAAACCATGATAGAGAGTTGTTGCGAGCCTTCGGTTTATAGAAAATTCAGCTTTGGGGAATATCGACACCAAGTCCAAGAGGATGTTAAACAATTGGGTTCTAAAGTAGGCCTTCCTAGGTTTCTTGTCTAA